The genomic window CGGGCATTCGCCGAATCACCTGTTGAATTGTTGTATCGTCATTCAGGCTGATTAGAGACGTGACCGTTGGTATGTCACTAATCAAAGTGCCATCAGGCGCTAGCTGAGTAAAGGAACCGTGCCAATTTCCTACATTTTTTAGTAAGCACATCCACTGAGATTGCATGTCTAACCCTCTTAAAGTTTAAGTGTAGTTTAAGATCTGGAGTTAACCTTACCAAAGCGACGATCGCGCTGTTGGTAAGCATAGAGAGCTTGATGAAATGCTTCCCGGTCAAAATCAGGCCACAGGGTATCTGTGACATAAATTTCTGTATAGGCAATTTGCCACAGCAGAAAGTTACTGACTCGAACTTCGCCACTCGTCCGAATCAGCAAATCTAGCTCTGGTAGCTCGGTTGTGTAGAGATAGCGACTAAATAAGCCCTCGGTAATGTCCTCTGGCTTCAAGAGTCCTTGTTGCACCTGGGTTGCAATTGTGCGACAAGCTCGAACAATTTCTTGCCGACCGCTGTAGTTAGTGGCAACCGTAAACTGGATACCCGTGTTGTCGATCGTAGCTGCAACACAGCGTTCAATTTCCGCTTGCAGTGAGGCAGGCAATTGTTGCAAATCTCCCACACACTTAATCCGTACATTTTCTGCTACTAGCTCGTCTAGTTCCCTACGCAATGCTCCCTCAAACAATGTCATCAAGAAACTGACTTCCTCTAGGGGTCGTCCCCAGTTCTCTGTAGAAAAGGCGTAGGCAGTCAACGCTGGAATGCCCCAATCTCGGCAACATCGCAACAACAGTTTCAAGGCATCCACACCGTGATGATGCCCAATGCTACGAGGTAATCCACGTTTCTGCGCCCAGCGACCATTGCCATCCATAATTACAGCAACATGTCGGGGTAAACGCTCACGATCCAAGTCAGTAGGCAGTTCATATAACAGAGTTTGTTTTGCGGTCATTTTTTCTCCCGAGATGCCGATGATGTAAACCGAACTAGGCGGAGGATTGTTCTCCAAGCTTCAGCCGCAACTTGTTGGGTCAAATCGCGGAGACTAGGGGCAGTAACTTCCCGGTCCACAGACTGCGAAAACCGTGCCTCTAACAATTCCTTGAGTTTACTGCTAGTCAGCGGTCGATTTAACAGTCCCCGTTCTGCTAAGGATATAGATCCCGTTTCTTCAGATACAACTATGCACACACAATTTTCGACTCTTTCTGTAATTCCCATAGCAGCCCGATGGCGGGTACCCAATTGACGTGACGTGGAGCGCTCAGAAATAGGAAGAATGACTCCAGCAGAGACAATGCGTGAACCACGTACCAAAACGGCACCGTCGTGTAACGGTGTAGTGGTTTGAAAGATAGTTTGAATCAACTCTTTAGATAGTTCACTATTCAATCGCACACCAGGAACAGAGAAGTTACGCTCATTAATTGGTTCACCTGTTTCTATAATCACCAAAGCCCCAACACGCTGTTGAGATAGCTCCTTGACAGCATCTACCACTTCATCTACCACTGTGTCTGGTTTTGGTTTTACCTGGTGGACAGGACGTATCAAGGCCAATAATTGACCTCGCCCTAGGTGTTCTAAAAATAGGCGCAATTCCGCTTGCAGGATGAACGCCAACGAGGCTGCACATCCAATTGCCAAGCCAGTTAGGGCAAAGCCAAAAATCACTAAGCCCAGGCGGTTGCTGATAGCTGCTGCAAGCAGTAAGATAATTAGCCCTCTCACCATCCATAATGTCCGTCGATCGCCAACTAGGGTCAAAATTAAATAGCTCAGCAACAACACTAAGCTAATGTCAATCAACTGCACTAGATGATCGGTCAGCAACCGCCTCCAGAAATTGCCCATCGGGTTTAGCGTCTAGCGTGTAAGTAGGACTGGATTGGGGAATGTCTTCTAAACTCTAGCTAAAAATCGCTAGCCCAGATTGGTTTAGTTATTGGTTATTTGCCATGTTGATCCTACAGTTGGTTAGCACTTGTTAAGCGTAATCCAACATTTTGATCAAACATGCAGTCGGCGATTTGCAGCCACTAACTTCTCCAAGGTGCACCTAGTCTCAGTAAGAACCAACTCACCTTTGTTAACAAAAAGTCACCACAACACAGCCCCACCTAAGCTAGATATGCTGGTAAGCAGTCTTGGCGAATTAGATCATCATAGGTCTCTCGCCGCAAGATGACGCTGGCCTCTCCATCATTCACCAACACAGCAGCCGGACGTGACAGGCGGTTGTAGTTAGAAGCCATGCTGTAGTTGTAAGCGCCCGTGGCCAACACTACCAGAATATTACCTGGCCTTGCTGGAGGCAGACAGCAATCGCGAATGAGAATGTCTCCAGACTCACAATGTTTGCCTGCTATCGTCACCAGTTCGGTACAATCTTCCCACATGCGGTCGGCCACCACAGCCCGATAAACCGATTGATAGGTAATCGGACGCGGATTATCTGACATACCACCATCAACACTCCAGTAGGTGCGAATACCAGGGATAACCTTCTGACTGCCCAATGTGTAGGCTGTTACACAAGCAGTACCTACAATTGATCGTCCTGGTTCGCATAGCAACCGAGGATAGGGTAAGTTGTGGCTACGGCAGGCCACAGCGATCGCCTCTGACACAGTTTGACACCACACCTCGATACTGGGTGGGTCATCAGCTTCGGTATA from Cyanobacteriota bacterium includes these protein-coding regions:
- a CDS encoding isoprenyl transferase — its product is MTAKQTLLYELPTDLDRERLPRHVAVIMDGNGRWAQKRGLPRSIGHHHGVDALKLLLRCCRDWGIPALTAYAFSTENWGRPLEEVSFLMTLFEGALRRELDELVAENVRIKCVGDLQQLPASLQAEIERCVAATIDNTGIQFTVATNYSGRQEIVRACRTIATQVQQGLLKPEDITEGLFSRYLYTTELPELDLLIRTSGEVRVSNFLLWQIAYTEIYVTDTLWPDFDREAFHQALYAYQQRDRRFGKVNSRS
- the cdaA gene encoding diadenylate cyclase CdaA → MGNFWRRLLTDHLVQLIDISLVLLLSYLILTLVGDRRTLWMVRGLIILLLAAAISNRLGLVIFGFALTGLAIGCAASLAFILQAELRLFLEHLGRGQLLALIRPVHQVKPKPDTVVDEVVDAVKELSQQRVGALVIIETGEPINERNFSVPGVRLNSELSKELIQTIFQTTTPLHDGAVLVRGSRIVSAGVILPISERSTSRQLGTRHRAAMGITERVENCVCIVVSEETGSISLAERGLLNRPLTSSKLKELLEARFSQSVDREVTAPSLRDLTQQVAAEAWRTILRLVRFTSSASREKK
- a CDS encoding diaminopimelate decarboxylase — its product is DSKFGFDPGDLDDLFQFVSQHPSLNCVGLHAHIGSQIFELQPHQDLADVMVQWLTKATHYGLTISELNVGGGLGICYTEADDPPSIEVWCQTVSEAIAVACRSHNLPYPRLLCEPGRSIVGTACVTAYTLGSQKVIPGIRTYWSVDGGMSDNPRPITYQSVYRAVVADRMWEDCTELVTIAGKHCESGDILIRDCCLPPARPGNILVVLATGAYNYSMASNYNRLSRPAAVLVNDGEASVILRRETYDDLIRQDCLPAYLA